Proteins encoded together in one Gigantopelta aegis isolate Gae_Host chromosome 8, Gae_host_genome, whole genome shotgun sequence window:
- the LOC121380052 gene encoding uncharacterized protein LOC121380052, translating to MSQKSLFTINSHDAAKMVRLQRTKADDDNKKQCYLIQVTFSPLYSDSEIPNSCFRKLPRLVNGIPLGAGLMSKDQLETIRWRYVEGSRTTQTFISNPMYQEEAEGDKRSLRERLIKLAPVIFGDVTVRATVVLSQCLNYDEDLVVNDIAVSLDEGLRFRD from the coding sequence ATGTCGCAGAAGTCGCTGTTCACTATCAACTCCCACGACGCCGCCAAAATGGTTCGTCTGCAACGGACGAAAGCAGACGACGACAACAAAAAGCAGTGTTACCTCATACAGGTCACGTTCAGTCCTCTGTACAGCGATTCGGAGATTCCCAACTCCTGCTTCAGGAAACTCCCAAGACTCGTGAACGGCATTCCACTGGGGGCGGGCCTCATGTCCAAGGACCAGCTGGAAACCATTCGGTGGAGGTACGTGGAGGGGAGCCGCACGACCCAGACGTTCATCTCCAACCCCATGTACCAGGAGGAGGCGGAGGGAGACAAGCGGTCCCTGAGGGAGCGACTGATCAAACTGGCTCCCGTTATATTCGGTGACGTCACGGTCAGGGCGACTGTAGTTTTGTCCCAGTGCTTGAACTACGACGAGGACCTCGTCGTCAACGACATTGCCGTGTCGCTTGATGAAGGTTTGCGTTTCAGGGATTga